One part of the Raphanus sativus cultivar WK10039 chromosome 7, ASM80110v3, whole genome shotgun sequence genome encodes these proteins:
- the LOC108814599 gene encoding OVARIAN TUMOR DOMAIN-containing deubiquitinating enzyme 10 → MVSHEENTGIVEWFLGPHPFTYPPYGVEMIHEQDEEVHHHHYNHLQSGEYYREEEYEEDHRSSSDVDNDEIIARTLQDDFLQLQIAEDNNNNNDYSNQNQQQQHQQEEEEGYTNNYSSNSNEYGWNDQAVVDYSSEWVGNENDQEDDSANIYSCSSPSDTDEYVYSWESDQCEADGEFGRRLNQMVPLPYVPKINGEIPPEEEAVSDHERLRNRLELFDFAEVRVPGDGNCQFRALADQLYKTADRHKHVRRQIVKQLKSSPDAYEGYVPMDFSEYLKKMSRSGEWGDHVTLQAAADAYRLKIVVLTSFKDTCYIEILPTSQESKGVIFLSFWAEVHYNSIYLNRDTSATELQRRKKWWRFGN, encoded by the exons ATGGTGTCACACGAAGAGAACACGGGTATAGTGGAATGGTTTCTTGGTCCGCATCCATTCACGTATCCTCCTTATGGCGTTGAGATGATTCACGAGCAAGACGAAgaagttcatcatcatcattataatCATCTTCAGAGCGGTGAGTATTACAGAGAAGAGGAGTATGAAGAAGATCATCGTAGTAGCAGCGATGTAGATAACGACGAGATCATTGCAAGAACACTCCAAGACGATTTTTTGCAGCTTCAAATTGCagaagataataataataataacgactattcaaatcaaaatcaacaacaacaacatcaacaagaagaagaagaaggttataCTAATAACTATAGCAGTAACAGTAACGAATATGGTTGGAACGATCAAGCCGTTGTGGATTACTCTTCAG AATGGGTAGGAAACGAGAATGATCAAGAGGATGATTCGGCTAACATATATTCGTGTTCAAGTCCGAGTGATACGGATGAGTATGTGTACTCATGGGAATCAGATCAGTGTGAGGCTGATGGTGAATTCGGAAGGAGGTTGAATCAGATGGTCCCTCTCCCT tATGTACCAAAAATAAATGGAGAAATACCTCCGGAAGAAGAAGCAGTTTCAGATCATGAAAGACTTCGGAATAG GTTAGAGCTATTTGACTTCGCAGAGGTCAGAGTTCCAGGAGATGGTAATTGCCAG TTCCGTGCTTTAGCTGATCAACTCTACAAGACCGCAGATCGTCATAAACACGTTAGACGACAAATTGTAAAACAG CTCAAATCTAGTCCGGATGCTTATGAAGGATACGTGCCTATGGACTTCTCAGAGTATCTAAAGAAGATGTCTCG GAGCGGCGAGTGGGGCGATCACGTTACATTACAGGCAGCTGCAGATGCG TATCGGTTGAAAATAGTAGTGTTAACATCGTTCAAGGATACATGTTATATAGAAATTCTTCCTACCTCTCAAGAATCCAAAGGAG TAATTTTCTTGAGCTTCTGGGCAGAGGTTCATTACAACTCTATCTACTTAAACAGAG ATACATCTGCAACAGAGCTACAAAGGAGGAAAAAATGGTGGCGTTTTGGAAACTAG
- the LOC108815075 gene encoding uncharacterized protein LOC108815075, with protein MDWEVEAESNPDLMASLLFFKIIPICESELTDLQEMFLSLLLEILTLFTSDLTESELETKLIPRIDQWISILPYMDLDPQSEPVLELESLITQKLSVDELKRGLISPINQIYSIVVCSPESKLEWEKKPTNLICLSPQVQLYFEKGKFSVAGEVEWSSSSNEECWFNERKQGIYFLCRNCNGKYHEEYQKAQVVIKNHHLHPKHHLQLATFLDRSRECYCCDDDLLGVFYYCSSCDFAMNVPCVEKPPLSLSIDHPKWHEHPLSLFSRHVPLNCSLCALSDLNSPIYMCPPCGFVVHLRCIKNLPRVIRISRHPHRISFTHSFDDQRDWSCGVCRRKIDNDYGGYSCLKDGCSYAAHSKCATQSNVWDGKELEGEPEEAEDEDVEPFVRISDGIIQHFSHEHHHLKLHENIYEDYDDSKQCHACITPIYFGSFYSCTQCDFILHEACANLSRKIFHPIHPHKLILMGEYDGGTNDYNLCSACPRHCTGFTYKCTKQRCPFQIHVQCATISEPLLHESHTHPLFLTSKPGEWRTCSICKDYLYSDRETFNCIECDFALCFACATLPQKVRYKYDKHTLTLSYGEETTSSMVYWCEACEKQIDLKKQFYKCDEYCCVTLHVDCLLGWTLYMRPGSSFPYSSKRFDVVRNNRMSRPFCERCEKRCEDIIYFHRLGSIICSLHCAY; from the coding sequence ATGGATTGGGAGGTAGAGGCAGAGTCGAATCCAGATTTGATGGCCTCGTTGCTGTTCTTTAAGATAATACCTATTTGCGAGTCTGAGCTAACGGACTTGCAGGAGATGTTCTTATCACTCCTTCTTGAAATACTCACTCTCTTCACCTCTGATCTAACTGAATCAGAGTTGGAAACTAAGCTCATACCACGCATCGATCAGTGGATCTCCATCCTCCCTTACATGGATTTGGATCCTCAGTCTGAGCCGGTCTTGGAACTCGAATCACTCATTACTCAAAAGCTCTCAGTGGACGAACTGAAGCGAGGGCTCATATCACCTATTAATCAAATATACTCCATCGTGGTCTGTTCTCCAGAATCAAAGCTAGAGTGGGAGAAGAAGCCAACTAATCTTATTTGCCTATCCCCTCAAGTGCAACTATACTTCGAGAAAGGAAAATTTTCTGTCGCTGGAGAAGTAGAgtggagcagcagcagcaatgAGGAGTGTTGGTTTAACGAGAGGAAACAAGGTATCTACTTCCTCTGCCGTAACTGCAACGGCAAGTACCATGAAGAATACCAAAAAGCTCAAGTTGTAATCAAGAACCACCACCTTCATCCCAAACATCATCTCCAACTTGCCACTTTCCTAGACAGAAGCAGAGAATGTTATTGTTGTGATGACGATCTCTTGGGGGTGTTTTATTACTGCTCCTCTTGTGATTTCGCTATGAACGTCCCTTGCGTGGAGAAGCCGCCACTGTCGTTATCTATTGATCATCCCAAGTGGCATGAGCATCCACTTTCCCTGTTTTCAAGACATGTTCCTTTGAACTGCAGCCTCTGTGCTTTGTCTGATTTGAACTCTCCTATCTATATGTGTCCCCCTTGTGGCTTTGTGGTCCATCTACGATGTATCAAAAACTTACCACGTGTCATACGGATATCTCGCCATCCTCATCGTATCTCTTTCACCCATTCTTTTGATGACCAAAGAGATTGGTCTTGTGGTGTTTGTCGTAGAAAGATAGACAATGATTACGGTGGATATTCTTGCCTCAAGGATGGATGTTCGTATGCTGCTCATTCCAAATGTGCCACCCAGAGCAACGTTTGGGATGGTAAAGAACTTGAAGGAGAGCCAGAAGAAGCTGAAGATGAAGATGTTGAACCTTTTGTGAGGATAAGCGATGGAATCATACAGCATTTCAGTCATGAACATCATCATTTGAAGCTTCATGAGAATATTTATGAAGATTACGATGACAGCAAGCAGTGTCATGCATGCATCACACCAATCTATTTCGGTAGCTTCTACTCGTGTacgcaatgtgatttcataTTACACGAAGCATGTGCGAATCTTTCTCGCAAAATTTTTCACCCAATACATCCACATAAGCTCATACTAATGGGAGAATATGATGGTGGTACAAACGATTATAATTTATGTTCAGCTTGTCCTAGACATTGCACTGGCTTCACCTATAAGTGCACCAAACAAAGATGTCCTTTTCAGATTCACGTGCAGTGCGCCACAATCTCTGAGCCACTACTCCATGAAAGTCATACGCATCCTTTATTTCTAACATCCAAACCAGGGGAGTGGAGAACATGTTCGATTTGCAAAGACTATCTATATAGTGACAGGGAAACATTCAACTGCATTGAATGTGACTTTGCTCTTTGTTTTGCATGTGCTACTTTACCTCAAAAGGTTAGGTATAAGTATGATAAGCATACGCTCACACTTTCTTATGGGGAGGAGACAACAAGTAGCATGGTGTATTGGTGCGAAGCTTGTGAGAAACAAATAGATTTGAAGAAACAGTTTTACAAGTGTGATGAGTATTGTTGTGTTACTCTACACGTTGACTGTCTCCTTGGGTGGACATTGTACATGAGGCCAGGTTCATCGTTTCCTTACTCGAGTAAACGATTTGATGTTGTCCGCAACAATCGTATGTCGAGACCTTTCTGCGAGCGTTGTGAAAAGCGTTGTGAAGACATAATCTATTTCCACCGCTTGGGATCAATAATTTGCTCTCTACATTGTGCTTACTAG